The sequence below is a genomic window from Thalassobaculum sp. OXR-137.
GGCCTCCCGGTCCGGATCACCTCGATGACCTCGGCCACCCGCTTGGCGCGGCCCTCGTCGCGGCCCTGGTGGATGCCATGGTGGTGATAGGCGCGCATGCCCGGCTCATAGACGATGTCGTGTCCGGCGGCGATCATCCGCTTGCCCCATTCCCGATCCTCGACGCCGCGGATCTTCTCGTCGAACGGTTCGTCGTGCCAGATCGACTTGCGGATCGCGGAATTGGCATTGTGGAAGAAGTAGTCGATCCGCTGGGTCACCCGTTCGTCGCGGAAGGTGGTCCACAGATCGCGCCGGTCGATGGCACTGGTCTCGGGCAGCGGTTCCTGCCGGCCGTAGATGCCGCAGGTACTGGCGTTTCCTTCAGGCCCCAGATGGGCATAGGCATAATCGGCCCAGAGCTCGTCCACCGGCACGCAATGGGAGGAGAGCAGGCACACGGTCTCATGCCTCGCCGCGTCGATGCCGATGTTCAGCGCCCGGCCATAGGAGAACTCCTCGCGGGCGATACTGCGCAGGGTGCAGCCATGGGCCTCGGCGCATTCCACCGTCCCGTCGGTGGAATCGTTGTCCACCAGGACGACGTCGATATCGGGCAGCCGTTGATGCCGCAGGGCGGTGAGGCAGCGCCCGATCCAATGCCGCTCGTTCTTCGCCCGCAACACGACGCTGATCACAGTACGTTCCCCCTGCGTCCGGTTTCGGTCCGGTCCTCCGACAGAGTGCCGAAATCGACGGCCGCTCCCTCGGCCATGTCATAGAGGGCGGTGCGGCCGATCATCCGGTCGCGCATCTCCGCCCCCACGCCGGAGCCGCCGACAGTTTCGGCGATATCGCTCTCGGCCAGTGACTCACCTTCCTTAAGGGCGCGGGTGGTGACCAGGGTGCGCCGGCCCGCGCGCAGCAGGTCGAGGCGCGCCACCGCGGAGGGTCTGAACAGCAGGTCGCCGGGCAACGCGGACCGTCGCAGCCGCTCGAAGCTCGCATAATCGGTGGTCAGAAAGGCGACCCGGAGTCCCTCGGCCAGCATGGGCAACGGGCCCAGATGGTCAGCCGGGATGACGGCGTCGTAGCGCGCGGCGACGGCCTCCAGCGGGTCGCCGGTGGTCTCGTCCACCGTCTCCAGCGACAGATCCGGCGCGTCGGCGTTGAGGAGAATGCGCTTCATCTCGGCCCGCCCGATCACGCTGCCCGCATCGCCTCGCGGATCCGCTCGACCGGCAGCGCGCCGGGCAGGGCCTTGCCGAAGGCGATCACCGCCTGGTCCAGGTTCATGCCCAGCCCGTCGTCTGTGGCGTGGCCCAGCGCCTGGGCCGCCGCCAGCAGCGGGGTCGGGCTCGGCTGGTAGATCACATCGTAGACGGCCGCACCTTCCGGCAGTGCCGCCAGCAGGTTCTCCGGCACCGGCGAGCCCTCGGGGCCGTCGGGATGGCCGACTGTCGTGGCATTGACCAGAAGGTCAGTCGCCTCCAGCACTTCCGGCGACAGCGGATAGTCGACGGCGACGGCGCCGAGCTTCTGGGACGCGGCGTCCGCCGTCGCCCGGGTCCGGTTGGCGACGGTGAGGGAGGCGGTCCGGCCTGCGAGATAGGCGGCCACCGCCAAACCTGCCCCACCGAGGCCGATCAGCGTCGCCCGCTTGGTCTTCAGCACGTCGGCGCCGCCCACCAGGATCTCGATCTGCGACAGGGCACCGGCCCCGTCGGTATTGGCGCCGACCAGGGCATCGCCGTCCCGGTAGATCGCGTTGACCGCGCCGATCCGCGCCGCTTCCGGTTCCAGGCGGTCGAGGAAGGCTCCCACGGCCTGCTTGTGCGGCACGGCGACCGCCCCGCCGACGAAGCGCGGGTCGGCCTTCAGGGCGGCGACGACGGCGCCGAGATGGTCCGGTGTCGTGTCCATCGGATACATCATGGCGTCGATCCCCGCCACCTTGAACGCCGCGTTCCACAGCAGCGGCGAGCGCGCGCCCTTGGACGGGGTGGCGCCGAGGATGGCGGCGTACTGCGCGGTGGTGATCTCGATCCGGTTGTCGATCGGGCCGGCGAAGGTCATGGCGGGATCCTACGCGTCGACGGTGCGGCCGATCGCCTGGGCCACCGGGCGGCAGGCCTTCATGATGTCGTCGAACTGCTCCAGGCTGGAGCATTGCAACGGATCGACGGCGGCGTTCTTCGGGTCGGGATGCACCTCCAGCATTAGCCCGTCGGCGCCGGCGGCGATGGAGGCCAGCATCATCGACTTCACCCAGGGCTGCCAGAACGTCGCGTGTGACGGGTCGCTCATGATCGGCAGGTGGCAGACCTCCTGGCAGGCCGGGATGACCTGCAGGTCGAGCAGGAAACGCGAGGTGTCGCGGTGGGTGTGGTTCGACACCACCCCGCGCTCGCACAGCACGATCTTCGGGTCCTGCCCGAGCCGGTCATGTTCCAGCGCGATGTATTCCGCCGCCATCAGCCAGTCGCGCAGGCTGGATCCGTAGCCGCGCTTCAGCATCACCGGCATGCCGGTCTTCCCGACCTCGGTCAGCAGCGGATAGTTCTGCATGTTGCGGGTGCCGATCTGCAGCATGTCGCAATGGGCGGCGACCACCTCGATCTTGGAGATCTCCATCACCTCGGTGACGATCGGCAGGCCGGTCTCCTGCTTGGCGACCTGCAGCCATTTCAGCCCGTCCTCGCGCGGCTCGAAGAATTTCGGCGAGCGGTAGGGGAAGGTCAGCGGCTTGAACGCGCCGCCGCGCAGCATGTGGGCGCCGGCCTTCTTCACGCCGATCGCGGTCTTCACGATCAGCTCCTCGTTCTCCACCGTGTTCGGCCCGGCCAGGACCGGCACCAGGTCGCCGCCGAACTCGATCCCGGCGACGGTGAATCTGGTTCGGTGATCCGGGCTCTTCTTGGCGACCAGCGGGATCTTGTTCTCGATGTCGTCCCGGCTCAGATCCTTGCCGGGGAACTTGTTATCGACGCCCTGATTGGAGCCGGTCATGGCGTTTTCCTCGTTGCTTGACGTTCTTCTTTGGCGGCGAGCATGCGGGTTTCGACCGCCTCGCGATATGCTTTTCCAATCCGTAGCATAACAGGATGCCGGCCGACGACTGAGAGGCGAGGCCAATCGCGGGCGCCGTGAATTTTCATTGACGACACTCCCCACCGCTTGGAGAACCCATGGAGAGCAACGCGGTGCGCGAGAGCGACTGGATGACTCCCGGATGAGCAGCGATACCGCCACCCCGCCCGCCTTCACCCCGGCGCTGTTCGCGATCTACGATCTCTCGGTCAGCCCGGTGACCTTCGACGTGATGAACTTCTTCGTCCTCGCGAACCTGTGGGCGATGCGGGCCGGGGCGGCCGGGTACCATGTGATCTTCACCGCAGGGCCGGGGGGCCAGTTCCGCGACCTGACCCCCAAGGACAAGAGCCTGGATACCGACGAGAAGATCTGGCGCCTGCGCCACATCATGGCCACCCATGCCCACATCGCCAAGCGATGCCTGGGCGTCTCCCTCTACGACCGGCGGGACGATTTCGGGCAGATGCTGCGGGCGATCCATCCCAGTCAGCTCTTCCCGCCCGGCTATACCCAGAGCGATCCGAAGATTCCGTTCATGCTGGCGGACCTGTTCGCTCAGAACCCCACCGCGGAGGAGCTGGACACCTTCGCGCCGCACCCGTCGGCCACGCGCAAGGTGGATGCCTGGCTTGAGCGCTACGCGCCCCGGGGGCGGCCGGTGTCCCTGACGCTGCGGAGCTCGACCATCGAGACCCGGCGCAATTCGAATACGCCGGACTGGCTGGAAGCTGCCGCCCGGATCCGGGCGCGTGGGTTCGATCCGATTGTCCTGCCGGATACCGATCTTGTCACCGCCGGCCTGGATCTCGGCGCCTTCGGCGATATTCCGTCCTATCCGCTGGGCGCGATCGACTTGGAACTTCGCGCAGCACTCTATAGCCGCTGTCTGATCAACCTGGCGGACAACGGCGGGCCGGCCTTCATCAACTATTTCATGGCGGATTCCAGTGCCGTCTGCTTCCTGCCGGTCGAGAAGCTCCCGGAGGCGGTGACCTTCCACGGACGCGGTCTGGACCGGATGGCGGAACTGCTGGGGGTGGCGCCCTATGAGAGCTTTCCCGGTGCCACACCGGCGCGCCGGTTCATCTGGAAGCCGGATACCCTGGACAACATCATGGACGCCTTCGATGCGGCCGTGGAATTCCTCGGCTGAAGCAGGGCGGCCGGCAGCGCCGTTTCCGCTGTGATGGCCCGTCCCATCATTTGAAAACCGCCGCCAAGGGTTCGGGCTGGTTTCGCTCTCCTGCCAGGCAAAAGTCGACAGAACGGCCGAATCACCGAATCCTCTGCGACTCGGAAGTCGAACCGGCGGGTGAGAGGGCAAGATCATGAGCAGGCGCTTCAAGGTGGCGGTGCTGGGGTGTGGCCGCGTGTCGAGCCGCTACAGGGATGTCCTGGCTGAGGAACTGGCGGATCGCGTCGAGGTGGTCGGCGCCTGCGACCGGCAACGGGACCGCGCCGAGAGTTTCGTGGCCGTCACCGGCGGCGCCGCGGTCGGCGACATGGATGCCCTGGTCGCGCTGAAGCCCGACTTGGTCTGCATTCTCACCGAGTCGGGTAACCATGCCCGCGACGCGCTGACCCTGTTGGAGCGCGGCTGCAACGTCCTGATCGAGAAGCCGGTGGCACTACGGCTCGACGAGGCGGAGAAGATCCGCGACACCGCGGCGGCGGCCGGTCTCATGGCGGCCGTGGTGAAGCAGAACCGCTACAATCCCGCCATGCGCTTCGTTCGCGGGAAGGTCGATTCCGGCGCCTTCGGCCGGCTGATCGCCGCCGAGGTCCGGGTCCATTGGTGTCGGTACCAGGACTATTACGAGGACGGGTGGCACGGCACCTGGAAGATGGATGGCGGCGTGCTGGCCCAGCAGGCGATCCACCATCTCGACGCGCTGCAATGGCTGGGCGGGCCGATCGCCCGGGTCTGCGCCGTCGGCAAGGCTCTGGTAAACCGGCTGGAGGCCGAGGACACCGCCGCCGCAGTGGTGGAGTTCGAGTCGGGTGCCGTCGGCACCATCGTGGCGACCACGGCTGCCCGCGACCGTGATTTCGAGGCGTCGGTCCAACTCGTCGGCGAACGGGCCCGGGCGAAGGTCGGCGGTTCCGCCCTGAATCGGCTGGAGAACTGGTTCTGCGTCGATCGGGATCCTTTGGAGACGGATGTGGAACTGCGCCACAGCCAGGAAGTGCCGAGCAGCTACGGCCTGGGCCACGGACCGCTCCTGGCCGATGTGCTCGATGCCATCGAGGCGGGGAGCCCGCCGCCGGTGACCGTGGACTCGGCGATGATGTCCCTGCGGCTCATGCACGCCCTGTACGCCAGCATGGAGACCGGCGGCTGGGTCGATCTGGCGAAGATCCCGGTTTCGGATCGGCTCGGCCTGGGCGGTTGAAACCGCGGCGGGCGTCAGGTCAGCCGTCATCTCCCCGCAGACGCACGAAACCGTCCTTGCTCCAATACTCGCTGCCGACCTGGTGGTGGCCCGTGAAGAGACCTTCGGGGTCGTAGCGGTTCTTGATCGCCAGCAGCCGGGGATAATTGTCGCCCCAGGCCGCCGACTGCCAGTCGGTCTCGTGGAAGTTCATCTCGGCGGAATAGGACCCGGTTTCAGGTTCAATGGCGCGGAACCGGTCGTAGACACCCTTGATCCGGCCGGACTTGATCCGCATGGCTGCCTCGTCCAGCTCGTGTCCCTCGACGCCGTCAAAGACGTGCTGTTCGGCCCCAGCCACCAGCAGCAGCGCGAAGGCGTCCAGTACCGAGGGATGGACCGGCGTGTCGCGCGCGTCCGCCAGGCGATCCTCGCCGGCGCCGGCCAATCCCTTCTGGAAGTGGAGCGCGAAGCGGATCAGCTTGGCCGCATCAATGATGGTGTCGGCCAGTGTGGTGGATTTCGGGGCGTCCAGCAGGCTCTGTGACAGCCAGGCCGACTCGTAGCCGGCCCAGAACACGTTGGTCTCGCCATTGTCGCCGTTCCAGAAATAGCGGGTGCCGGCGTTGCTGGATGCCCGATCGATCTCGATCACCCCGGGCCGTTCCTTGACCCAGTAGTCGAGGTCCCACCAGTGCCGCGCCGGCGCGTCGAAAAGGACGAGGTCGTCGGTGAGGCCGTAGCCGTCGGAGGCGGCGAGATCGAGCACCGGCGCCCAGATCCGTCTCACCTCGTCCAGCGGCAGGTCGATGAAGGTCATCTTGACGAACATGCGATGGTCGGGGGCGAAATGCACCTGCTCGCCCCATGCCGGGCTCACCAGATTGTCCCGGGCGACGGCGATGAACGCCTCGACCAGAGTACGGAACGCCTTTTCGTCCCGGGCCTGGACGCCGAAGCCGATGAAGCCGAAGCGGTCGGGCAGGTCGCGGGTCGCCAGGGTCAGGCGCGTGGTGATGCCCCAGCCGGCACCGCCGCCTTTCAGGGCCCAATACAGGTCGCTGTTCTGGTAGGCGTTGGCGATGAGGACCTCGCCGCTGGCCACCACGATCTCGGCTTCCAGCAGGTTCGCCGCCGTCATGCCGCCGAATTTCGAGAAATGGCCGAACCCGCCGCTCTGGGCATGGCCTCCGACCCCGACGGACGTGCACCCGCCGCCCTGAACGTAGCGGCCGCCCTTCACCACCACCTCGCCGTAGAGCGAGATGAACTTCTCGCCCGACGCGACGCTCACCGCCGGCACGCCGGCACCGGTGCCGCCCTGGGGGACGAAGCTGTCGTGCAACTCGATCCCCGTCAGGTCCCGGGTCCAGACCAGCAGGCTGTCCGGCGCGTTGGACTGACCGTAGTAGGAGTGCCCGCCGCCCTTGATCACCAGGCGCAGATTGTGTTCGCGGGCGAATTTGACCAGTTCGGCGACGTCCTGCGCATTCTTCGGGATGCCGACCTTTGCCGACTGCGCGCTCTTCCAGCCGTCGAGCCATCCCTGGGACTGGGTGGAGCCGGAGAAGTCCTGGAGATAGAACGGGTTCACCAGCTTCTGCAGGACCGTGTCGGTGACCTTGCCGCCGTTCTCTTCGAGCAGGGCGTCGAAAGCGGAGCGGGAGTCCTCCAGCGCGCCGTCGAGACGGTCGGCCAACGCCTGCCACTCCCGCACCGTGGGCCAGTTCACGTCGCTCGGCCGGACCCGGGCAGCGCCCCCGCTCGCAGCGAAGCCGACAGACGCCGGCCAGAGCGCCGACAGGCCGGTCGATCCAAGGAGACGGAGAACGGTTCTACGCAGCATCGGCACCTCCAGGCAGATCAGTTTAGCGCAAAGTCATGATAGGAACTTTTCGCGCGCGGCGCCGCAATCGATGAGGCCGCTTTCAAAAAGAAAGCGCCGGAACCCTAGGGCCCCGGCGCCTGTCTTGCTGCTGTAGATACTCTTACTGCCAGCGCTTGACGATCTCTTCGTACGGGATCGTCTCGCCCTTCGGCTTCTCATTGTCGAGCTTGGCCTTCGGGCCGTCCGGCTTGCCCAGCCATTCCGAGGGATCCTTCGCCTCGTTCAGCCGCGGACCGCAGCCGCCATAGACGTTGCTCGACTCGTCCGCCCGCTGCATGCGGGCCATGATCGTGTCCATCTCGCCGGCGAGACGGTCCATGGCCTCCTGCGGGGTGAAGGCGCCGGAGTTGACGTCACCGATCTGCTGCCACCAGAGCTGGGCCAGCTTCGGATAGTCCGGCACGTTGATCCCGGTCGGCGACCAGCGGACCCGGTCCGGCGAGCGGTAGAACTCGATCAGACCGCCCAGATTCGGCGCGCGCTCCGTGAAGCTCTCATGCCGCACCGTGCTGTCGCGGATGAAGGTCAGTCCCACATGGCTCTTTCGGACATCCACGGTCTTCGACACCGCGAACTGGGCGTAGAGCCAGGCGGCCTGGGCACGGTCGCTCGGAGTCGACTTCAGGAACGTCCAGGACCCGGCGTCCTGGTATCCGACCTTCTGCCCTTCCTGCCAGTACGGGCCGTGCGGCGACGGCGCCATCCGCCAGAGCGGCTTGCCGCTGTCGTCCACGGTGTTGTTGCCCTCGGATTTCGGGGCCACCATCGACGCGGTGAAGGCGGTGTACCAGAAGATCTGCTGGGCGACGTTGCCCTGGCTCAAGGCCGGGAGCGACTGGTAGAAGTCGTAGCTGGCCGCACCCGGAGGGGCGTAGGCGCGCAGCCACTCGTCCCACTTGCGGATCGCGTAGACGGCGGCTGGGCCGTTGGTGGCGCCGCCGCGGCTGACGCTGGCACCCGCCGGGTTGCAGGACCCGGACTCCATGCGGATACCCCACTCGTCGATCGGGACGCCGTTCGGTTCGCCCGGCGAGCCGGCGCCGGCCATGGACAGCCAGGCGTCGGTCATGCGCCAGCCGAGATCCGGCGCGCGCTTGCCGTAGTCCATGTGGCCGTAGATCCGGACGCCGTCGATCTCCTTGACGTGCACGCTGAAGAACTCGGCGATGTCCTCATAGGCCGACCAGTTCACCGGCACGCCGAGATCGTAGCCGTAGCGCTCCTTGAACTGATCCTGGAGGTCCTTGCGGTCGAACCAGTCCTTGCGGAACCAGTAGAGGTTGGCGAACTGCTGGTCCGGCAGCTGGTAGAGCTTGCCGTCCGGTCCGGTGGTGAAGCTGATCCCCATGAAATCGTCGAGATCGAGCATCGGGTTGGTGGCCGCCTTCCAGTCGCCGGCCATCTGGTCGGAAAGATTGTAGGCGAGCTGCAGACGCGAATGCGTTCCGATCAGGTCGGAGTCGTTGATGTAGCCGTCGTAGAGATTGCGGCGGGTCTGCATCTGGGTCTGGACCGCCTGCACCACCTCGCCCTCGCCGAGCAGCTGGTGGTTCACCTTGATGCCGGTGATCTCCTCGAACGCCTTGGTCAGGACTTCCGACTCATAGGTATGGGTCGGGATCGTTTCGGAGAGGACGTTGATCTCCATGCCCCGGAACGGCTCCGCGGCCTTGATGAACCACTCCATTTCCTTCAGCTGATCCGCCCGGCTCAGGACGGATTGCTGGAATTCGTCGTCGATCCACTTCTCCGCGGCGGCCATGTCTGCGAATGCCTGGCCTCCCCAAAGAAGTCCGCTGGCAGCCAAACCTGCTATCAGAGACTTTCTCATTGGTTTCCTCCTATGAGGTTCCTTGTCCCGGCCGGGGCCGGGGTGATCCGCACGCTTTCCGCGTGCCTTTACGTCTTCGTCCGGAGACCCCCGTGCGAAGCCGATTTCGTCAGACCCATTTCGCCACCGCCGCCGCCCAGAACAGGGCGATGATCGAGGCCCACCAGAGCGGGCCGGTGAACAGGGCGAGCCAGGCCAGATGGATGTAGGCGGCGCTCAGAAGCGAGATGAACAGCCGGTCGCCCCGGGTCGTGTTGATGCCCAGGATTCCGGGTTCCCGCGGATCGCCGCCCGGCCGCGCGATCTCCCAGATCGTCATGGTCAGCAGGGCGGCGGCGATGCAGGCGAAGAACAGGGCCGTCTGCCAGGTCCAGGCCATCCAGCCGAGAAACGAGACGCCCGTGGGGTCCGTGTTCTGGGCGAGTGCAAGCGTCGGAACCAGCGTCGCCAGGACGGTCGGAAGGATCCATCGCATGGTCAGACCCTCCCCATCGCGAAGCCCTTCGCGATGTAGTTGCGCACGAAATAGATGACGATGGCGCCCGGGATGATGGTCAGCACGCCGGCCGCCGCCAGCAGGCCGAGCTCGTATCCGGAGGTCGACGCCGTCTTGGTCATCACCGCGGCGATGGGCTTGGCCTGGACGGTGGTGAGCGTCTTCGCCAGCAGCATCTCCACCCAGGAGAACATGAAGCAGAAGAAGGCGGTCACGCCGATCCCCGACGCGATCAGCGGCATGAAGATCTTCACGAAGAACTTCGGGAAGGAGTAGCCGTCGATATAGGCGGTCTCGTCGATCTCCTTCGGCACGCCCGACATGAACCCTTCGAGGATCCAGACCGCCAGCGGGATGTTGAACAGGCAGTGGGCGAGCGCGACGGCCAGGGTCGTGTCCAGCAGTCCCATGGTCGAATAGAGCTGCAGGAACGGCAGGGCGAACACCGCCGGCGGCGCCATGCGGTTGGTCAGCAGCCAGAAGAACAGATGCTTGTCGCCGAGGAAGCGGTAGCGCGAGAAGGCGTAGGCCGCCGGCAGCGCCACGGCGACCGAGATCACCATGTTGATGACGACGTAGATGATCGAGTTGATGTAGCCGGAATACCAGGTCGGATCGGTGAATATCTTGACGTAGCTCTCGACCGTGAACTCCTGCGGAAACATCGAGAAGCCGCCGAGGATCTCGTTCGTCGTCTTGAACGACATGTTCAGCAGCCAGTAGATCGGCAGCATGAGGAAGAGGATGTAGAGCGTCGGGACGATCCAGCGTTTGCTCATCGTTTTCCTCCCTGCATGGTCAGCGTGTAGAACAGCCAGCTCACCAGGAGGATCATCAGGAAGTAGATGATGCTCATCGCCGCGGCATTGCCGAGGTCCTGCTGGCCGAGGGCGATCTTCACCAGATCGATGGACAGGAAGGTGGTCGAGTTGCCCGGACCGCCGCCGGTCAGAACCGATGGCTCGGTGTAGATCATGAAGCTGTCCATGAAGCGCAGCAGCACCGCGATCGTGAGCGTGTGCTTCATCTTCGGCAGCTGGATGTAGCGGAACACCGCCCAGGACGAGGCGCCGTCGATCCGCGCGGCCTGATAGTAGGCGTTGTCGATCGACTGCAGTCCGGCATAGGCCAGCAGCACCACCAGCGACGTCCAGTGCCAGACGTCCATCAGGATGACGGTGAACCAGGCGGCCACCGGTTCCTGGGTGTAGTCGAACCAGGGACCGCTCGCCGGGTCGTGGCCGAACAGCCCGGCGCCGGCGTTCAGCATGTAACCGAGGAACCCGATATCCGGCAGCGCGTAGATGTTCCACATGGCGCCGACAACGTTCCAGGGGATCAGCAGCGGCAGGGCCATCAGCACGAGGCAGACGGAGGCCCAGACGCCCGACCGCGGGATGGTGAGGGCGATGGCGATGCCGAGCGGGATCTCGATCGCCAGGATGGTGAAGGTGAAGCCGAGCTGGCGCAGCAGGGCGTTCTGGAACCGCTCGTCGGTCAGCGTGTCGGCGAACCACTGGACGCCGATGAAGGAGAACTCGCCGTAGAACTCCTCCTGAACCGAGAAGTTCACCACCGTCATCAGCGGGATGACCGCGTTCATTGCCACCAGGATCAGGACCGGCAGGACCATCCACCAGGCACGCTGGTTGAGCGTCTTGTTCATCCCCGGCCTCCCCGGTTCGCGGATTGCTCGCCGCTGCCGACGATCCAGCCGTTCGAATAGACGTGCACTGCGCCGGGCTCGAACAGGATCCGGTTGTGCCGGTCCGAGATGCTGGTGCCCTCCGGCGCGATCACGTTGACTTCCGTGCCGTTGAAGTCGGTCCGCACCACCAGATGCCGGCCCACATCCTCCACCCTGGTCACGCGCACCGGCAGGCCGTCCTCGCCGTCGGAGAGACGCACGAATTCCGGGCGGATTCCGATCTCCACACCATTGGTGCCGGGGCGGCCGACATCCCGGCCGAGCGGCACGCTGTGCCCGCCGACGAAGGCCGTGTCGCCATCGACATCGGCCGGCAGGACGTTCATCCCGGGCGAGCCGATGAAGAAGCCGACGAAGGTGTGTTCGGGCCGTTCGAACAGGTCGACGGGCGTTCCCAGCTGCACCACTTCGCCGTCGAGCATGACCACGACCTTGTCGGCGAAGGTCAGCGCCTCCGTCTGATCGTGGGTCACGTAGATCATCGTGTGCCCGAACTCGCGATGCAGGTTCTTCAGCTCGGTGCGCAGCTCCCACTTCATGTGCGGGTCGATCACCGTGAGCGGCTCGTCGAACAGGATCGCGGAGACGTCTTCGCGGACCATGCCGCGGCCGAGCGAGATCTTCTGCTTGGCGTCTGCGGTGAGCCCCTGGGCCCGGCGGTCCAGATCCGCGGTCAGACCGATCATCTCGGCGATCGTCTTGACCCGGCGGTCGACGTAATCCGGTTTTCCGCCGCGGTTGCGCAGCGGGAAGGCGAGGTTTTCGTAGACCGTCATGGTGTCGTAGACGACCGGGAACTGGAACACCTGCGCCACGTTGCGCGCCGCGGTGGACAGGCCGGTGACGTCCGTGTCGTCGAACAGGATCCGGCCCTGGGAGGGAACGAGGAGACCCGAGATGATGTTGAGCAGCGTGGTCTTGCCGCAGCCGGACGGCCCCAGCAGGGCATAGGCCTCGCCGTCCTGCCACACGTGGTCGATCGTCGGCTTGAGCTGATACTCGTCCCGGCTTTTCGGACTGCCGCCGTAGGAATGGGCGAGATTTGAGAGGGTGATCCTGGCCATGGCGCGCCGTCACCCCGCCTCTGCATAGGCCGCCGCGGCGGCGAGGCTTCCGTCGGGAGCGAAGACGTAGACATGGGCCGGATCGACATAGACCGTGCGATCCGTGTGATGCGCCAGGTCGTGCACGCCGTGAACCAGCGCGACCCAGCGCTCTCCGCCATGATCGACATGGACGAAGCTCTCCGAGCCGGCGATCTCGGTACCGGCGACCCGGCAGTCGAAGGCGAGTTCCCGGTCCGAGGTCTTGGCGATCTTGAGGTGATTGGCGCGGAAGCCGGCCAGATACGGACCGTCGGCCAGCCCCTGGAAGGACGGGAACTGGGAGGACAGGCGTCGGTCCTCGATCATCAGCTCTCCGCCGCTCTTGGACACGGAGACGAAGTTCATCGGCGGGTCGGAGAAGACGCGCGCGGTGGTCGCGTCCGTCGGCCGGCGATAGACCGACGGCGTGAGGCCGAACTGGGTGACCCGGCCTTCCCACAGGCAGGCGGTGTTGCCGCCGAGCAGCAGCGCCTCGTGGGGCTCGGTCGTCGCGTAGACGAAGATCGCTCCCGACTCCTCGAATATCCGGGGGATCTCGGCCCGCAGCTCCTCGCGCAGCTTGTAATCGAGATTGGCCAGCGGTTCGTCCAGCAGGACCAGGCCCGCATCCTTGACCAGGGCCCGTGCCAGGGCGCAGCGCTGCTGCTGGCCGCCGGACAGTTCCAGCGGCCGCCGGTCGAGCAGCTGCGCGTTCAGCTTCATCATCTCGGCGGCGGCGCGGACCTTGGCGTCGATTTCGCCCGAGCTCAGGCCCCGAATCCGCAGCGGCGAGGCGATGTTCTCGTAGACCGTCATGGACGGATAGTTGATGAACTGCTGATAGACCATCGCGACCTGGCGGTCCTGGACGCGCATTCCCGTCACGTCGCGTCCCTGCCAGAACACCCGTCCCTCCGTCGGCTGATCGAGGCCAGCCATCAGGCGCATCAAGGTGGTCTTGCCGGAGAGTGTGGGGCCCAGAAGGACGTTCATCGACCCGGACGCGAAGTCGAGCGTGGTCGGATGGATATGGGTGTCCAGCCCCACCGATTTCGAGACCGCTTCCAGCTTCAGTGACATGCGATCGGCCTTCCCGTCCTTTTCGTCACCCCGATCCCCGCACCTGCCGGCTTCCCGCCGCAGGCGAGGCCCGCATCCAGTCGTCCAACGCCCGGACCTGGTCCGGCGTCAT
It includes:
- a CDS encoding glycosyltransferase family A protein translates to MISVVLRAKNERHWIGRCLTALRHQRLPDIDVVLVDNDSTDGTVECAEAHGCTLRSIAREEFSYGRALNIGIDAARHETVCLLSSHCVPVDELWADYAYAHLGPEGNASTCGIYGRQEPLPETSAIDRRDLWTTFRDERVTQRIDYFFHNANSAIRKSIWHDEPFDEKIRGVEDREWGKRMIAAGHDIVYEPGMRAYHHHGIHQGRDEGRAKRVAEVIEVIRTGRPIP
- a CDS encoding Gfo/Idh/MocA family oxidoreductase — protein: MSRRFKVAVLGCGRVSSRYRDVLAEELADRVEVVGACDRQRDRAESFVAVTGGAAVGDMDALVALKPDLVCILTESGNHARDALTLLERGCNVLIEKPVALRLDEAEKIRDTAAAAGLMAAVVKQNRYNPAMRFVRGKVDSGAFGRLIAAEVRVHWCRYQDYYEDGWHGTWKMDGGVLAQQAIHHLDALQWLGGPIARVCAVGKALVNRLEAEDTAAAVVEFESGAVGTIVATTAARDRDFEASVQLVGERARAKVGGSALNRLENWFCVDRDPLETDVELRHSQEVPSSYGLGHGPLLADVLDAIEAGSPPPVTVDSAMMSLRLMHALYASMETGGWVDLAKIPVSDRLGLGG
- a CDS encoding FAD-binding oxidoreductase; this translates as MLRRTVLRLLGSTGLSALWPASVGFAASGGAARVRPSDVNWPTVREWQALADRLDGALEDSRSAFDALLEENGGKVTDTVLQKLVNPFYLQDFSGSTQSQGWLDGWKSAQSAKVGIPKNAQDVAELVKFAREHNLRLVIKGGGHSYYGQSNAPDSLLVWTRDLTGIELHDSFVPQGGTGAGVPAVSVASGEKFISLYGEVVVKGGRYVQGGGCTSVGVGGHAQSGGFGHFSKFGGMTAANLLEAEIVVASGEVLIANAYQNSDLYWALKGGGAGWGITTRLTLATRDLPDRFGFIGFGVQARDEKAFRTLVEAFIAVARDNLVSPAWGEQVHFAPDHRMFVKMTFIDLPLDEVRRIWAPVLDLAASDGYGLTDDLVLFDAPARHWWDLDYWVKERPGVIEIDRASSNAGTRYFWNGDNGETNVFWAGYESAWLSQSLLDAPKSTTLADTIIDAAKLIRFALHFQKGLAGAGEDRLADARDTPVHPSVLDAFALLLVAGAEQHVFDGVEGHELDEAAMRIKSGRIKGVYDRFRAIEPETGSYSAEMNFHETDWQSAAWGDNYPRLLAIKNRYDPEGLFTGHHQVGSEYWSKDGFVRLRGDDG
- a CDS encoding hypothetical protein (catalyzes the formation of 3-deoxy-D-arabino-hept-2-ulosonate 7-phosphate from phosphoenolpyruvate and D-erythrose 4-phosphate), giving the protein MTGSNQGVDNKFPGKDLSRDDIENKIPLVAKKSPDHRTRFTVAGIEFGGDLVPVLAGPNTVENEELIVKTAIGVKKAGAHMLRGGAFKPLTFPYRSPKFFEPREDGLKWLQVAKQETGLPIVTEVMEISKIEVVAAHCDMLQIGTRNMQNYPLLTEVGKTGMPVMLKRGYGSSLRDWLMAAEYIALEHDRLGQDPKIVLCERGVVSNHTHRDTSRFLLDLQVIPACQEVCHLPIMSDPSHATFWQPWVKSMMLASIAAGADGLMLEVHPDPKNAAVDPLQCSSLEQFDDIMKACRPVAQAIGRTVDA
- a CDS encoding shikimate dehydrogenase produces the protein MTFAGPIDNRIEITTAQYAAILGATPSKGARSPLLWNAAFKVAGIDAMMYPMDTTPDHLGAVVAALKADPRFVGGAVAVPHKQAVGAFLDRLEPEAARIGAVNAIYRDGDALVGANTDGAGALSQIEILVGGADVLKTKRATLIGLGGAGLAVAAYLAGRTASLTVANRTRATADAASQKLGAVAVDYPLSPEVLEATDLLVNATTVGHPDGPEGSPVPENLLAALPEGAAVYDVIYQPSPTPLLAAAQALGHATDDGLGMNLDQAVIAFGKALPGALPVERIREAMRAA